One Methylobacterium sp. AMS5 genomic region harbors:
- a CDS encoding cobalamin biosynthesis protein: MGLDEAVTPPSVVAGIGFRRATTAAEIVALLRRALGEAGLASGQLAAIATAADRAGEPAVREAAAAFGLAPTALDAAALTAVDARVVTRSGRIEASRGVGSVAEAAALACAGPAARLVLLRIASAGATCALAVADRASNLP, encoded by the coding sequence GTGGGTCTGGACGAAGCCGTGACCCCGCCCAGCGTCGTCGCCGGCATCGGCTTTCGCCGGGCGACGACGGCCGCGGAGATCGTTGCGCTTCTGCGCCGCGCCCTCGGTGAGGCCGGGCTCGCATCCGGACAGCTTGCCGCTATCGCGACGGCCGCGGACCGGGCCGGCGAGCCGGCGGTCCGCGAGGCCGCGGCCGCCTTCGGCCTCGCGCCGACCGCCCTCGATGCGGCGGCCCTGACCGCGGTGGATGCGCGGGTCGTGACCCGCTCGGGCCGGATCGAGGCGAGCCGCGGCGTCGGCTCGGTGGCGGAGGCGGCGGCTTTGGCCTGCGCCGGCCCGGCGGCGCGCCTTGTCCTGCTCCGCATCGCCAGCGCGGGCGCCACCTGCGCCCTCGCCGTTGCGGACCGGGCGTCAAACCTTCCTTAA
- a CDS encoding sugar transferase, protein MFHEPPPQQYQRLPSDGVSRSVWASLLPRRRRMALRVGISASLLAADLVAIFAVGFAVDAAYHAYIGDGELIPLTKSMNLQTAGFLSLIVVLTNLARGEYSIERCLSQTPHLQRRATLWLMAWAVALLVGFATKTTQDFSRVASVAFFLAGLPVTILVRAATVAMVRRSSTSGSPSVSRVHLVGYEEDVTNFYANNDVEALGLRIVGTSYLRRPEPTSGTGNAEILLAEDLDLAVSVVRFLRPDDVFVLVPWSEPADIERCIDAFLRVPAALHLRPGTMMDRFPDLQVARVGRLAGINIGRRPLSVGEILLKRAFDVTLAGIGLLMLAPLFVALAVLIKLDSPGPVFFRQRRYGFNQEAFGVFKFRSMKAAPDAPFRQASRNDERITRIGALLRRTNLDELPQLLNVIRGDMSLVGPRPHALAHDRSFERRIALYARRHNVKPGITGWAQVNGFRGETLTDAAMESRVQADLHYIDNWSLWLDITILFRTIASPRAYRNAC, encoded by the coding sequence ATGTTTCACGAGCCCCCCCCTCAGCAGTACCAGCGGCTGCCCAGTGACGGGGTGAGCCGCTCCGTCTGGGCCTCGCTTCTGCCGCGGCGGCGGCGCATGGCCCTGCGCGTGGGCATCTCGGCCTCGCTGCTGGCGGCCGATCTCGTGGCGATCTTCGCGGTCGGCTTCGCGGTGGATGCGGCCTACCACGCCTATATCGGCGACGGGGAGCTGATCCCGCTGACGAAAAGCATGAACCTTCAGACGGCCGGCTTCCTGTCCCTGATCGTCGTGCTGACCAACCTGGCCCGCGGCGAGTACAGCATCGAGCGCTGTCTGTCGCAGACGCCACACCTGCAGCGCCGGGCGACGCTCTGGCTCATGGCCTGGGCGGTCGCCCTGCTGGTCGGCTTCGCGACGAAGACGACCCAGGACTTCTCCCGCGTCGCCTCGGTCGCCTTCTTCCTCGCCGGCCTGCCGGTCACGATCCTCGTCCGCGCGGCGACGGTGGCGATGGTACGCCGCAGCAGCACCTCCGGCTCGCCCTCCGTTAGCCGCGTCCACCTCGTCGGCTACGAGGAGGACGTGACGAACTTCTACGCCAACAACGATGTCGAGGCGCTGGGATTGCGCATCGTCGGGACGAGCTACCTGCGCCGCCCGGAGCCCACCTCCGGCACGGGGAACGCGGAGATCTTGCTTGCCGAGGATCTCGACCTCGCGGTCTCGGTGGTGCGGTTCCTGCGGCCCGACGACGTGTTCGTGCTGGTGCCGTGGTCGGAGCCCGCCGACATCGAGCGCTGCATCGATGCCTTCCTGCGTGTGCCGGCCGCCCTGCACCTGCGGCCCGGCACGATGATGGACCGCTTCCCCGATCTGCAGGTCGCTCGGGTCGGCCGGCTGGCGGGCATCAATATCGGCCGCCGTCCGCTCTCGGTGGGCGAGATTCTGCTCAAGCGCGCCTTCGACGTGACGCTGGCCGGGATCGGGCTGCTGATGCTCGCCCCCCTGTTCGTCGCGCTTGCCGTGCTGATCAAGCTCGACAGCCCCGGCCCGGTCTTCTTCCGGCAACGGCGCTACGGCTTCAACCAAGAGGCCTTCGGCGTCTTCAAGTTCCGCAGCATGAAGGCGGCCCCCGACGCCCCCTTCCGGCAGGCCTCGCGCAACGACGAGCGCATCACCCGGATCGGCGCCCTGCTGCGCCGGACCAACCTCGACGAGCTGCCGCAGCTCCTGAACGTGATCCGGGGCGACATGTCGCTCGTCGGCCCCCGCCCGCATGCGCTGGCGCATGACCGCAGCTTCGAGCGCCGCATCGCCCTCTACGCCCGCCGCCACAACGTGAAGCCGGGTATCACCGGATGGGCGCAGGTGAACGGCTTTCGCGGTGAGACCCTGACCGACGCGGCGATGGAGAGCCGCGTCCAGGCCGATCTGCATTACATCGACAACTGGTCGCTCTGGCTCGACATCACGATCCTGTTCCGGACGATCGCCTCGCCGCGCGCCTACCGCAACGCGTGCTGA
- the cobM gene encoding precorrin-4 C(11)-methyltransferase, translating into MTVHFIGAGPGAADLITVRGRDRIAACPVCLYAGSLVAPEILSWCPNGARIIDTAPLDLDAIMNEIGRAHAAGQDVARLHSGDLSVWSALAEQTRRLDALDIPYTVTPGVPSFAAAAALLRRELTVPGLTQSVVLTRTSGRASPMPEREQLSAFAATGATLALHLSIHVVEPTCAGLVPFYGPDCPAAVVFRATWPDERVLTGTLATLPACVQAEKIERTALILVGPALDPSDFRESALYAPDYDRRFRPRGAIGASGAPSDEAAS; encoded by the coding sequence ATGACCGTCCATTTCATCGGCGCCGGGCCGGGCGCCGCCGACCTCATCACCGTGCGCGGCCGCGACCGGATCGCCGCCTGCCCCGTCTGCCTCTATGCGGGCTCGCTGGTGGCGCCCGAGATTCTGTCGTGGTGCCCGAACGGCGCACGCATCATCGACACCGCGCCGCTCGATCTCGATGCGATCATGAACGAGATCGGACGCGCGCACGCCGCCGGCCAGGATGTGGCGCGGCTGCATTCCGGCGACCTCTCGGTCTGGAGCGCGCTGGCCGAGCAGACCCGCCGGCTCGACGCGCTGGACATTCCCTACACGGTGACGCCGGGAGTTCCCTCCTTCGCCGCCGCCGCCGCCCTGCTGCGGCGCGAGCTGACCGTGCCGGGGCTGACGCAATCGGTGGTGCTCACCCGCACCTCGGGCCGGGCGAGCCCGATGCCGGAGCGCGAACAGCTCTCCGCCTTCGCGGCCACCGGCGCGACCCTGGCGCTGCATCTCTCGATCCATGTGGTCGAGCCGACCTGCGCCGGTCTCGTCCCGTTCTATGGGCCGGATTGCCCCGCCGCAGTGGTGTTCCGCGCGACTTGGCCCGACGAGCGGGTGCTGACCGGGACGCTGGCCACCCTTCCTGCCTGCGTCCAAGCGGAGAAGATCGAGCGCACCGCCCTGATCCTGGTGGGACCGGCGCTCGACCCGTCGGATTTCCGTGAGAGCGCGCTCTACGCCCCCGATTACGACCGCCGCTTCCGCCCCCGCGGCGCGATCGGTGCCAGTGGCGCACCATCGGACGAGGCTGCCTCGTGA
- a CDS encoding GGDEF domain-containing protein: MTDLSVSTLQFTDFLVFGACAAIFLCAWLLHRQKTYFLCFGASYAVCAIMAVWFVDFGYYGSIWSPFGWSLAGATFWIGLRLFDGRAAVTGPMIGLFLLPTATHLGLTLAGGSSTLVNAGSTIAYAIHEAAAAVYVFRSSPRRSPLRHLIAGALLAIALAICLPLLPVSEASVRLSVIAIFIVDHITSILLTTAILALEAERAYAAVARMARTDALTGALNRQGLAAETGGVTEAGLIVADLDHFKAINDRFGHAAGDAVLRDFAARAAALLPEGGHLARLGGEEFGIVLPGRDHNATTYLAERLRRAVGGAPVPWKGSAVPITVSIGVAMLGAGEALNESLERADKALYDAKTDGRDRVRVA, translated from the coding sequence GTGACGGACCTATCGGTTTCCACTCTGCAATTCACCGATTTCCTGGTGTTCGGCGCCTGCGCCGCGATCTTTCTCTGCGCGTGGCTGCTGCACCGGCAGAAGACCTACTTCCTCTGTTTCGGGGCGAGCTACGCCGTCTGCGCGATCATGGCCGTGTGGTTCGTCGATTTCGGCTATTACGGCAGCATCTGGTCGCCGTTCGGCTGGTCGCTCGCCGGGGCGACCTTCTGGATCGGGCTCCGGCTCTTCGACGGGCGCGCGGCGGTGACGGGGCCGATGATCGGCCTGTTCCTGCTCCCGACGGCGACGCATCTCGGGCTCACGCTCGCGGGCGGCAGCTCCACCCTGGTCAATGCCGGCAGCACGATCGCCTACGCCATCCACGAGGCCGCGGCGGCCGTTTATGTCTTCCGAAGCTCACCGCGGCGATCCCCGCTTCGCCACCTGATCGCCGGGGCCCTGCTCGCGATCGCGCTGGCGATCTGCCTGCCCCTGCTGCCGGTATCCGAGGCGTCGGTTCGCCTGTCCGTGATCGCCATCTTCATCGTCGATCACATCACCTCCATCCTCCTGACCACGGCGATTCTCGCCCTTGAGGCAGAGCGGGCCTATGCCGCCGTCGCGCGGATGGCACGGACGGATGCGTTGACGGGCGCTCTGAACCGGCAGGGCCTCGCAGCCGAGACCGGCGGCGTGACGGAGGCCGGCCTCATCGTCGCGGACCTCGATCATTTCAAAGCGATCAACGACCGGTTCGGGCATGCTGCGGGCGACGCGGTGCTGCGCGACTTCGCCGCGCGGGCAGCCGCCCTCCTGCCCGAGGGCGGCCATCTCGCGCGGTTGGGCGGCGAGGAGTTCGGAATCGTGCTGCCGGGGCGCGATCACAACGCGACGACCTATCTCGCCGAGCGCCTGCGCCGCGCGGTCGGCGGCGCGCCCGTCCCCTGGAAAGGATCGGCCGTTCCGATCACGGTGAGCATCGGCGTCGCGATGCTCGGGGCCGGCGAGGCCCTGAACGAGAGCCTGGAGCGTGCCGACAAGGCCCTTTACGACGCCAAGACCGACGGGCGGGACCGCGTCCGGGTCGCGTGA
- a CDS encoding Fur family transcriptional regulator encodes MRGHARQEHSRGDGSHGDGHAHDHHGHGASGCGGHAVSAEDVIERAERLCQARALQFTRLRRDVLAAVAAEHKPLGAYDIAERMSVPGRRVAAVSVYRALDFLTEQGFVHRISSRNAFVSCGHEHGAGAGLVFLICRTCGGIDEMTAPAVESALDRTLAGAGFTPTSRILEVEGECGACRGRGDALPDEAGRA; translated from the coding sequence ATGCGCGGTCACGCGCGGCAGGAGCACAGCCGAGGCGACGGCAGCCACGGCGACGGGCACGCGCACGACCATCACGGTCATGGCGCGTCCGGCTGCGGCGGGCATGCCGTCTCGGCCGAGGACGTGATCGAGCGGGCGGAGCGGCTCTGCCAGGCGCGCGCCTTGCAGTTCACGCGGCTGCGGCGGGACGTGCTCGCGGCGGTGGCGGCGGAGCATAAGCCGCTCGGCGCCTACGACATCGCCGAGCGGATGAGCGTCCCCGGGCGCCGGGTCGCGGCGGTGTCGGTCTACCGCGCCCTCGATTTTCTCACCGAGCAGGGGTTCGTCCACCGCATCTCCAGCCGCAATGCCTTCGTCTCGTGCGGGCACGAGCACGGCGCGGGGGCGGGCCTCGTCTTTCTGATCTGCCGCACCTGCGGCGGTATCGACGAGATGACCGCCCCGGCCGTCGAGAGCGCCCTCGACCGGACGCTGGCCGGGGCCGGCTTCACACCGACGAGCCGGATTCTGGAAGTCGAGGGGGAGTGCGGCGCCTGCCGCGGGCGCGGGGACGCGTTGCCGGACGAGGCGGGTCGCGCGTAG
- a CDS encoding MFS transporter, with the protein MRAEAIENPVPGSPELAVTTPAQARGQASPALAVLLGLSLSHLLNDLVQSLLPALYPLLKAGFQLDFGQIGLITFVFQGTASLLQPAVGLYTDRRPLPYSLAVGMVLSLAGLALLSVASAYGALLTAAALIGLGSAIFHPEASRVARLASGGRYGLAQSVFQVGGNAGTALGPLLAAFVVVPHGQGSVAWFCLAALAGILMLGTVGRWYAQRLATMPRTTRKGTGAASGRLSRTRIVATIAILLGLIFSKYFYMASFSSYYTFYLIHRFGVPVALAQVYLFVFLGAVAAGTILGGPIGDRFGRKLVIWISILGVLPFSLALPHVNLFWTVILSVPIGLILASAMPAILVYAQELLPGRIGLVGGLFFGFAFGMGGLGAALLGEVADHVGIERVYDLCAFLPALGLMAVFLPRLR; encoded by the coding sequence ATGAGAGCCGAAGCGATTGAGAATCCAGTGCCCGGCTCGCCCGAGCTTGCCGTAACGACACCGGCCCAAGCGCGCGGACAGGCCTCCCCGGCCCTGGCGGTGCTCCTGGGCCTCAGCCTCTCGCACCTCCTCAACGATCTCGTCCAATCGCTTCTGCCGGCGCTCTATCCCCTGCTCAAGGCGGGCTTCCAACTCGACTTCGGGCAGATCGGCCTCATCACCTTCGTGTTCCAGGGGACGGCCTCGCTGCTCCAGCCGGCGGTCGGCCTCTACACCGACCGGCGCCCGCTGCCCTACTCGCTGGCCGTCGGCATGGTGCTGTCGCTGGCCGGGCTCGCCCTGTTGTCGGTGGCGTCGGCCTACGGTGCCCTGCTCACCGCCGCGGCGCTGATCGGTCTCGGCTCCGCCATCTTCCATCCCGAGGCGAGCCGGGTCGCGCGGCTCGCCTCGGGCGGCCGCTACGGTCTGGCGCAGTCGGTGTTCCAGGTCGGCGGCAATGCCGGCACGGCACTCGGGCCGTTGCTCGCCGCCTTCGTCGTGGTGCCGCATGGCCAGGGCAGCGTCGCGTGGTTCTGCCTCGCCGCGCTCGCCGGCATCCTGATGCTCGGCACGGTCGGCCGCTGGTACGCGCAGCGGCTCGCCACGATGCCGCGAACCACCCGGAAGGGCACGGGCGCCGCATCCGGCCGCCTTAGCCGCACGCGGATCGTGGCGACGATCGCGATCCTGCTGGGGCTGATCTTCTCCAAATACTTCTACATGGCGAGCTTCTCTTCTTACTACACGTTCTACTTGATCCACCGTTTCGGCGTGCCGGTGGCGCTCGCACAGGTCTACCTGTTCGTCTTCCTCGGAGCAGTGGCGGCGGGGACGATTCTCGGCGGCCCGATCGGTGACCGCTTCGGGCGCAAGCTCGTGATCTGGATCTCGATTCTCGGCGTGCTGCCGTTCTCGCTCGCCCTGCCGCACGTGAATCTGTTCTGGACGGTGATTCTCTCTGTGCCGATCGGACTGATTCTGGCGTCCGCCATGCCGGCGATCCTGGTCTATGCACAGGAATTGTTGCCGGGCCGGATCGGGCTCGTCGGCGGCTTGTTCTTCGGTTTCGCCTTCGGCATGGGCGGCCTCGGCGCCGCGCTGCTCGGGGAGGTGGCCGACCATGTCGGCATCGAGCGGGTCTACGATCTCTGTGCCTTCCTCCCCGCCCTCGGGCTGATGGCGGTGTTCCTGCCGCGGCTGCGGTGA
- a CDS encoding bifunctional cobalt-precorrin-7 (C(5))-methyltransferase/cobalt-precorrin-6B (C(15))-methyltransferase — MTAPSLVPDHAPWLAVVGIGEDGRAGLSPAAAAALDTAEVVYGGRRHLALAAPLAAETRPWPSPIDTAYPGILARRGRPTCILATGDPFHYGIGAELARLVPAHEIRAFPQPSAFSLAAARLGWSLPETACLTLHGRDLFGIVPHLQPGARILALSWDGATPAAVAHLLAERGCGGSRLTVLEAMGGPNERVREARAENFDLSEVAALNTLAVAVEAAPGARIVPLSPGLDDAWFENDGQLTKAEIRAVTLAALRPRAGETLWDLGAGAGSVSIEWCLRHPANRAVAVERRPDRAERIARNARALGVAPRLQVVVGASLAALSALPSPRAVFVGGGGAEPGLLAACREALPHDGRCVANAVTLEGEAALLAAFSEAGGALRRLSVAHAVPVGGLTGWRPAMPITQWVWTKP; from the coding sequence ATGACGGCGCCGTCACTTGTGCCTGATCACGCCCCCTGGCTCGCCGTCGTCGGCATCGGCGAGGACGGGCGGGCGGGCCTTTCGCCCGCCGCCGCCGCCGCTCTCGATACGGCGGAAGTCGTCTATGGCGGGCGACGCCACCTCGCCCTGGCGGCGCCGCTGGCCGCCGAGACCCGGCCCTGGCCGAGCCCGATCGACACGGCCTATCCCGGCATCCTGGCGCGACGCGGCCGGCCGACCTGCATCCTCGCCACCGGCGATCCGTTCCATTACGGGATCGGCGCCGAACTGGCCCGGCTGGTGCCGGCGCACGAGATCCGCGCCTTCCCGCAGCCCTCCGCCTTCAGCCTCGCCGCGGCCCGGCTCGGCTGGTCGCTGCCCGAGACCGCCTGCCTCACCCTGCACGGACGCGACCTGTTCGGCATCGTGCCGCATCTCCAGCCCGGCGCCCGCATTCTCGCCCTGTCCTGGGACGGCGCGACGCCCGCGGCCGTCGCGCATCTCCTGGCCGAGCGCGGCTGCGGCGGTTCGCGACTGACCGTGCTCGAAGCCATGGGCGGCCCGAATGAGCGGGTTCGCGAGGCGCGCGCGGAAAACTTCGATCTGAGCGAGGTCGCCGCCCTGAACACTCTCGCGGTCGCGGTGGAAGCGGCGCCCGGCGCCCGGATCGTGCCGCTGAGCCCCGGCCTCGACGATGCATGGTTCGAGAATGACGGCCAGCTCACCAAAGCCGAGATCCGCGCGGTGACGCTCGCGGCCCTGCGCCCACGGGCCGGCGAGACCCTGTGGGATCTCGGGGCCGGCGCCGGCTCGGTCTCGATCGAGTGGTGCCTGCGCCATCCCGCCAACCGCGCCGTCGCGGTGGAGCGCCGCCCGGACCGGGCGGAGCGGATCGCCCGCAACGCGCGGGCGCTCGGCGTCGCGCCCCGCCTGCAGGTCGTCGTCGGTGCCTCGCTCGCGGCTTTGTCCGCCCTCCCCTCCCCTCGGGCGGTCTTCGTCGGCGGCGGCGGCGCCGAGCCCGGCCTGCTCGCCGCCTGCCGGGAGGCGCTCCCGCACGATGGCCGCTGTGTTGCCAACGCCGTCACCCTGGAGGGCGAGGCCGCCCTGCTCGCGGCCTTCAGTGAGGCCGGCGGCGCCCTGCGCCGGCTCTCGGTCGCCCACGCGGTGCCGGTCGGCGGCCTCACCGGCTGGCGCCCGGCCATGCCGATCACGCAGTGGGTCTGGACGAAGCCGTGA
- a CDS encoding antibiotic biosynthesis monooxygenase, which yields MFIAMNRFKVVKESAEDFEQVWLGRDSHLGEMEGFVEFHMLKGPEAEDHILYASHTVWRSRADFEAWTRSEQFRKAHGRVPGTKPLYLGHPQFEGFESIQTLARPQNEQAA from the coding sequence ATGTTCATCGCAATGAACCGGTTCAAGGTCGTCAAGGAATCGGCGGAAGACTTCGAGCAGGTCTGGCTCGGACGCGACAGCCACCTCGGCGAGATGGAGGGCTTCGTGGAGTTCCATATGCTCAAGGGGCCGGAGGCGGAGGACCACATCCTCTACGCCTCGCACACGGTCTGGCGCTCGCGCGCCGATTTCGAGGCGTGGACCCGCTCGGAACAGTTCCGCAAGGCGCATGGCCGGGTGCCCGGCACCAAGCCGCTCTATCTCGGCCACCCGCAATTCGAAGGCTTCGAGTCGATCCAGACCCTCGCCCGGCCGCAGAACGAGCAGGCCGCCTGA
- a CDS encoding helix-turn-helix transcriptional regulator: MMPKQTTDVDRLVGLRITALRKARGLSQTALGTAVGVTFQQVQKYEKGQNRVGAGRLREIARLLEVPVSAFFEEGDGAAAQEQTEVFGFLRAHGAVDLLRAFATIEDDQMRREVLAIVRSAARLGRKKDPEVVVDAVEARPA; this comes from the coding sequence ATGATGCCGAAACAGACAACCGATGTCGACCGCCTCGTCGGGCTCCGGATCACCGCGCTGCGCAAGGCACGCGGCTTGAGCCAGACCGCGCTCGGGACCGCGGTGGGTGTGACCTTCCAGCAGGTCCAGAAATACGAGAAGGGCCAGAATCGTGTTGGCGCCGGGCGCCTGCGCGAGATCGCACGACTGCTCGAGGTCCCGGTCTCCGCCTTCTTCGAGGAAGGCGATGGCGCCGCCGCCCAGGAGCAGACAGAGGTGTTCGGCTTCCTGCGGGCGCACGGGGCCGTCGATCTGCTGCGGGCCTTCGCGACGATCGAGGACGATCAGATGCGCCGCGAGGTTCTGGCGATCGTGCGCAGCGCCGCCCGCCTCGGCCGCAAGAAGGACCCGGAAGTCGTCGTCGACGCCGTAGAGGCGCGGCCGGCCTGA
- a CDS encoding cobyrinate a,c-diamide synthase, whose protein sequence is MTPAPGLLVAAPRSGSGKTTVTLALMRALRRRGVAIRGAKCGPDYIDPAFHEAATGLPSLNLDSFAMPDALLDACAGLSAREADLVVAEGSMGLHDGIVAGEGRTGANADIAARYGWPVILVLDVSGAAQSAAAVALGCAAYDSRIRIAGVILNKVASPRHRRLVEAGLSRVGLPVLGAFPREAGLVLPERHLGLVQAGETADLHARLDRLADLAETALDLDAILAVAGGHAPVATDGLPRPPAQRIAVARDAAFSFLYPHMLAGWRAAGAEIVPFSPLEDEAPGADCDACWLPGGYPELHAGRLAAAQSFLGGLRDFAQTRPVHGECGGYMVLGESLEDADGFTHPMCGLLPVATSYRRRKLHLGYRVAHLLDDGLLGVAGTRLVGHEFHYASELTPAPGDDLALARVTDAEGVPLGLAGHRRGRVTGSFFHLIAGTADA, encoded by the coding sequence GTGACCCCCGCCCCCGGCCTCCTCGTCGCGGCGCCGCGCTCCGGTTCCGGCAAGACCACGGTGACGCTCGCGCTGATGCGGGCACTGCGCCGCCGCGGCGTGGCGATCCGCGGCGCAAAATGCGGGCCGGACTACATCGACCCCGCCTTCCACGAGGCGGCGACGGGCCTGCCCAGCCTCAACCTCGACAGCTTCGCCATGCCGGACGCGCTGCTCGATGCCTGCGCGGGCCTGAGCGCGCGTGAGGCCGATCTCGTCGTCGCCGAGGGCTCGATGGGCCTGCATGACGGCATCGTCGCGGGCGAGGGCCGCACGGGCGCCAACGCCGATATCGCCGCGCGCTACGGCTGGCCGGTGATTCTGGTGCTCGACGTGTCGGGTGCCGCGCAATCGGCGGCGGCCGTGGCGCTCGGCTGCGCGGCCTACGATTCGCGCATCCGGATCGCGGGCGTGATCCTCAACAAGGTCGCGAGCCCGCGTCACCGCCGTCTGGTGGAGGCAGGGCTGTCGCGGGTGGGCCTACCGGTGCTCGGCGCCTTCCCGCGCGAGGCGGGCCTCGTCCTGCCCGAGCGCCATCTCGGCCTCGTCCAGGCCGGCGAGACCGCCGACCTCCACGCCCGCCTCGACCGGCTCGCCGATCTCGCGGAAACCGCCCTCGACCTCGACGCGATCCTTGCCGTGGCCGGCGGGCACGCCCCCGTCGCAACCGATGGCCTGCCGAGGCCGCCGGCACAGCGGATCGCGGTGGCGCGGGACGCCGCCTTCTCGTTCCTCTATCCGCACATGCTGGCCGGCTGGCGTGCGGCCGGCGCCGAGATCGTGCCGTTCTCGCCGCTGGAAGACGAGGCGCCGGGGGCCGATTGCGACGCCTGCTGGCTGCCCGGCGGCTACCCCGAACTGCATGCGGGCCGGCTCGCGGCGGCACAAAGCTTCCTCGGCGGCCTGCGGGACTTCGCGCAGACACGGCCGGTCCACGGCGAGTGCGGCGGCTACATGGTTCTGGGCGAGAGCCTGGAGGATGCGGACGGGTTCACCCATCCGATGTGCGGGCTGCTGCCGGTCGCGACCTCGTATCGGCGGCGCAAGCTCCATCTCGGCTACCGCGTCGCGCATCTCCTCGACGACGGGCTGCTCGGCGTCGCCGGCACGCGCCTCGTCGGGCACGAGTTCCATTACGCGAGCGAACTCACGCCGGCCCCGGGGGACGACCTCGCGCTCGCGCGGGTGACGGATGCGGAAGGGGTACCGCTCGGCCTCGCCGGCCACCGCCGGGGCCGCGTCACGGGCAGCTTCTTCCATCTGATCGCCGGAACGGCGGACGCATGA
- a CDS encoding PACE efflux transporter: MRTTRDRLRHALLFEMFGLALIIPFGTVLFGLHASEMGVIGVGSAIAATVWNYVYNLGFDRVMQRWTGHTRKSLVLRVAHAVLFEAGLLMILMPPIAWYLGIGLVEAFVMDLAIAAFYVAYAFLFNLAYDRVFPLPGWGEVAAEPSR; the protein is encoded by the coding sequence ATGCGCACCACACGCGACCGTCTCCGTCACGCCCTCCTGTTCGAGATGTTCGGCCTCGCGCTCATCATCCCGTTCGGCACGGTGCTGTTCGGGCTGCACGCCTCGGAGATGGGGGTGATCGGCGTGGGCAGCGCCATCGCCGCAACCGTCTGGAACTACGTCTACAATCTCGGCTTCGATCGCGTGATGCAGCGGTGGACCGGGCACACGCGCAAGAGCCTCGTCCTGCGGGTGGCTCACGCCGTGCTGTTCGAGGCCGGGCTGCTCATGATCCTGATGCCGCCGATCGCATGGTATCTCGGCATCGGCCTCGTCGAGGCCTTCGTCATGGATCTCGCGATCGCGGCCTTCTACGTGGCCTACGCCTTTCTCTTCAATCTGGCCTACGACCGGGTTTTCCCGCTGCCGGGCTGGGGCGAGGTCGCGGCGGAACCGTCCCGCTGA
- a CDS encoding LysR family transcriptional regulator: protein MAVSLDQLQAFVAAAEAGSFSGAARVLRKAQSAVSTQVANLEADLGLALFSRTGRNPVLTPAGERLLSEARVVLDRREHLIGVASSLEQRVENRLVVAIDELYPEHALGALFADFAQAFPFVELELLFPLMEDVSRMVQSGAADLGVMWRQEILPTELGFQTIGWVPLKLVCGRDHPLAKARVEWEELKRHRQILVAARSDGPEKRRLRVAAEVWWVESHWVILEMVKHGIGWAFVTDHVIASSLTAPYLATPDLQFDKGDCPIALELVWHKQRPCGPAASWLRERFAAERIGSLSGGDRAG from the coding sequence ATGGCCGTCTCGCTCGACCAACTCCAGGCCTTCGTGGCGGCCGCCGAGGCCGGGTCGTTCTCGGGTGCCGCCCGCGTGCTGCGGAAGGCACAATCGGCCGTCAGCACGCAGGTGGCCAATCTCGAGGCCGATCTGGGGCTGGCGCTGTTCAGCCGAACCGGCCGGAACCCGGTGCTCACCCCGGCGGGGGAGCGGCTGCTGTCGGAGGCGCGCGTGGTGCTCGACCGGCGCGAGCACCTGATCGGCGTGGCGAGCAGCCTGGAGCAGCGGGTGGAGAACCGGCTGGTCGTCGCCATCGATGAACTCTACCCCGAGCACGCGCTCGGCGCCCTCTTCGCCGACTTCGCTCAGGCCTTCCCCTTCGTGGAACTGGAGCTGCTCTTCCCGCTGATGGAGGATGTCAGCCGCATGGTGCAGTCCGGCGCCGCCGACCTCGGCGTGATGTGGCGCCAGGAGATCCTACCGACGGAACTCGGCTTCCAGACCATCGGCTGGGTGCCGCTCAAGCTCGTCTGCGGACGCGACCACCCTCTCGCGAAGGCGCGGGTGGAGTGGGAGGAACTGAAACGCCACCGCCAGATCCTTGTCGCCGCGCGCAGCGACGGGCCGGAGAAGCGCCGTCTGCGGGTGGCGGCCGAGGTGTGGTGGGTGGAGAGCCACTGGGTGATCCTGGAGATGGTGAAACACGGGATCGGCTGGGCTTTCGTCACCGATCACGTCATCGCCTCGTCCCTCACCGCACCGTATCTCGCCACGCCGGACCTGCAGTTCGACAAGGGCGACTGCCCCATCGCCCTGGAACTGGTCTGGCACAAGCAGCGGCCCTGCGGCCCCGCCGCTTCATGGCTGCGCGAGCGCTTCGCCGCAGAGCGGATCGGCAGCCTGTCGGGCGGCGACCGGGCAGGCTGA